Proteins from a genomic interval of Pseudodesulfovibrio nedwellii:
- a CDS encoding phosphoadenosine phosphosulfate reductase family protein, whose protein sequence is MHDSGIVHVVSCSGGKDSTASILRSRELGIQARYVFADVGNEHQLTYEYLDYLEDRLCITIERIKPDFSEWMAKRRAWVREVGPRRGYTPAMVERIVSHLKPTGIPFLDLCLIKGFFPSTKRKFCTQFLKQVPINTLVTEPLLEADREVWSWQGVRREESAARATASHFEASRDGWEGFFIYRPIVEWTTDEVFAMHRRHAVKPNPLYSLGMTRVGCMPCVNTRKEELYQIQKQFPEVIDRIAKWERLVMLCSKKGVTTFFHARTIPNRGGGDTRSHIRNAAKWSKTDRYGQYDMLKAMEAPAECASQYGLCE, encoded by the coding sequence ATGCATGATAGCGGAATAGTCCATGTCGTTTCCTGTTCAGGGGGCAAGGACTCCACCGCTTCCATCCTGCGCTCAAGGGAATTGGGCATCCAAGCGCGTTACGTGTTCGCCGATGTCGGGAATGAGCACCAACTTACCTACGAATATCTCGACTACCTTGAAGATCGGCTTTGCATCACTATTGAGCGAATCAAGCCTGATTTTTCCGAATGGATGGCAAAAAGACGGGCGTGGGTTCGTGAAGTCGGTCCCCGTCGCGGCTATACACCCGCCATGGTTGAGCGCATTGTCAGCCATTTGAAGCCAACCGGTATCCCATTTCTCGACTTGTGCCTTATCAAGGGCTTTTTCCCTTCTACTAAGCGGAAGTTCTGCACACAGTTTTTGAAGCAAGTCCCGATTAACACGCTTGTTACGGAACCGCTTCTTGAAGCTGATCGAGAGGTTTGGTCATGGCAGGGAGTTCGTCGCGAAGAGTCAGCCGCCCGTGCCACTGCAAGCCATTTTGAGGCAAGCCGAGACGGATGGGAAGGATTCTTTATTTATCGCCCCATCGTGGAATGGACTACTGACGAAGTTTTTGCCATGCACCGTCGCCACGCCGTGAAGCCGAACCCCCTTTATTCTCTTGGGATGACCCGCGTGGGCTGCATGCCCTGCGTCAACACAAGAAAGGAAGAACTCTACCAGATTCAAAAGCAATTCCCAGAAGTTATTGACCGGATCGCCAAATGGGAACGGCTTGTAATGCTGTGTAGCAAGAAAGGTGTAACGACATTCTTTCATGCCAGAACCATTCCCAATAGAGGCGGAGGCGACACGCGATCACATATCAGGAACGCCGCCAAGTGGTCTAAGACTGACCGCTATGGGCAATATGACATGCTCAAGGCAATGGAAGCCCCAGCAGAATGCGCCAGCCAGTACGGGCTTTGTGAATAA
- a CDS encoding DNA cytosine methyltransferase, producing the protein MNLRYGSICSGIEAASVAWEPLGWKPVFFSEIEKHPSNVLRYHWPDIPNLGDFTAIAGKDHDIDVLVGGTPCQAFSVAGRRQSLEDDRGNLTLKFVELVHESDVPIAIWENVPGVLNTEDNAFGCLLSGLVGSDTTLVPLKDGGWPCFGMVAGPQRVVAWRVFDAQYQRVAQRRRRLFLVSFRTGDGRNPGAVLFEPESLPRDTAPRRKKGERIAPTITGGPPFSRTGNSRVESEAMVTGTFRMTAFGEYVADDSASTVKARDYKDATDLIAFNWQNAGNDGLAIVEDGTGPLDCSQTKAICFFDDEKRRMRVRRLMPIEGERLQGFPDNHTKYGRTKDGNEYELADGPRYMVIGNSMAVPCMAWIGRRIEKVLEATQYSK; encoded by the coding sequence ATGAATTTACGCTATGGCTCCATCTGTTCCGGTATCGAGGCCGCTTCCGTGGCCTGGGAACCGCTCGGCTGGAAGCCTGTCTTTTTCTCTGAAATCGAAAAGCACCCCTCGAACGTGCTTCGCTATCACTGGCCCGATATCCCGAACCTCGGAGACTTCACCGCCATTGCTGGCAAAGATCACGACATTGACGTGCTTGTCGGCGGAACTCCTTGCCAAGCATTCAGCGTGGCCGGTCGCCGACAGTCTCTTGAAGACGATCGAGGGAACCTCACACTCAAATTTGTGGAGCTTGTACATGAATCAGATGTCCCTATTGCCATTTGGGAAAACGTCCCCGGAGTCCTCAACACAGAAGATAACGCTTTCGGCTGCCTCCTCTCTGGACTTGTTGGATCAGACACCACCCTCGTACCGCTTAAAGACGGGGGCTGGCCTTGTTTCGGCATGGTTGCCGGACCACAAAGGGTCGTGGCGTGGCGGGTTTTTGATGCGCAATACCAGCGAGTGGCCCAGCGTAGGCGGAGGTTGTTCCTCGTTAGCTTCCGAACTGGTGACGGGAGAAATCCCGGAGCGGTACTTTTTGAGCCCGAAAGCCTGCCGAGGGATACTGCACCGCGCCGAAAAAAGGGCGAAAGAATTGCCCCGACAATTACAGGAGGCCCTCCTTTCAGTCGCACAGGAAATAGCCGCGTAGAAAGTGAGGCGATGGTTACCGGTACATTCCGAATGACCGCCTTCGGAGAGTATGTGGCTGATGATTCAGCTTCTACAGTTAAGGCCAGAGACTATAAAGACGCAACGGATTTGATTGCCTTCAATTGGCAGAATGCCGGGAATGATGGGCTTGCCATTGTTGAAGATGGCACCGGGCCCCTTGATTGTTCTCAAACAAAAGCAATCTGTTTTTTCGATGATGAAAAACGAAGGATGCGTGTTCGAAGGCTCATGCCGATCGAGGGGGAGCGGCTCCAAGGTTTTCCAGACAACCACACAAAATATGGTCGTACAAAAGACGGGAATGAATATGAGCTGGCAGATGGGCCTCGCTACATGGTTATTGGCAACTCCATGGCTGTGCCGTGCATGGCTTGGATAGGCCGTCGAATTGAGAAGGTCTTGGAAGCAACACAGTATTCAAAATAG